One Microbacterium marinum genomic window carries:
- a CDS encoding ATP-binding protein, with amino-acid sequence MTDGIHRSLVAEVAVESLDRVLDELAAFWSEAGDTDARVRFAFETAVAEIAGNVIEHTVAAGSASGRHFTLDLRADATLLTAVFRDDGLPAEVDLSAITMATADDESGRGLALALAAVDRLDYRYTDGRNVWTLECRRS; translated from the coding sequence GTGACTGACGGCATCCACCGCAGTCTCGTCGCGGAGGTGGCCGTCGAGAGTCTCGACCGGGTTCTCGACGAGCTGGCCGCCTTCTGGTCCGAGGCCGGAGACACGGACGCCCGTGTCCGCTTCGCGTTCGAGACCGCGGTAGCCGAGATCGCAGGCAACGTGATCGAGCACACCGTCGCCGCCGGCAGTGCGAGCGGACGTCACTTCACGCTGGACCTCCGAGCGGATGCCACGCTGCTCACCGCCGTCTTCCGCGACGACGGCCTTCCCGCCGAAGTCGATCTGAGCGCGATCACGATGGCGACGGCGGACGACGAGAGCGGGCGTGGCCTCGCCCTCGCTCTCGCCGCCGTCGACCGACTGGACTACCGGTACACGGACGGCCGCAACGTGTGGACCCTGGAGTGCCGACGCTCGTGA
- a CDS encoding STAS domain-containing protein encodes MQLDIDSRDGGLLITPQGRLTMVSARSFKEQVAEKIQSSSGSVTVIDLSQVEFIDSSGLGALVACLKTARQGGGDLRLAAPSEQVTMILAMTNLDRVLRPRATVAEAFGD; translated from the coding sequence ATGCAGCTCGACATCGATTCCCGCGACGGCGGACTTCTCATTACCCCGCAGGGCCGACTGACGATGGTGTCGGCGCGTTCCTTCAAAGAGCAGGTCGCCGAGAAGATCCAGAGCAGCAGCGGGTCCGTCACCGTCATCGACCTGTCCCAGGTCGAGTTCATCGATTCGTCCGGGCTCGGCGCGCTCGTGGCCTGCCTGAAGACTGCGCGCCAGGGCGGCGGCGACCTGAGGCTCGCCGCACCCAGCGAGCAGGTCACGATGATCCTCGCGATGACGAACCTCGATCGGGTGCTGCGCCCCCGCGCGACGGTGGCGGAGGCGTTCGGTGACTGA
- a CDS encoding glycosyltransferase family 2 protein, with product MVVETTLQRDGTRRENERLAQAATRRLALVRVIVLLSAISGINYVTWRWLASVNWEAWWIAVPLVLAETYSLIDSLIFALGAWRLRERHDSPKLTREVTVDVLIATYNEPLDLVMKTARAAKAITYPHETWILDDGDREELRALAEAEGIGVITRSQAWRDRPRHAKAGNLNNALMVTEGEFFLILDADQVPSPHILDRTLGWFEDERVALVQTPQWFVNVPVSDPLGSQAPLFYGPIQQSKDGWNAAFFCGSNAILRREALMQLGVSRYVDEVTLAVNRGVRSSRRVLSRARRDHGADPRIAAALDTVAEALDQVKVEIARGDALADVTFAFHARIDRVRRELSDQDITDLHAELRGLADVTADAASLAAIDEVTLDSLGDRSLSPLAALESISLLVSSFDVGRDEEAQAVMPLATISVTEDMATSMRLHGLGWRSVYHDEVLAKGLAPEDLSTMLTQRLRWAQGTMQVMFRENPLVQKGLGWGQRIMYFGTMWSYLAGFAALVYVAAPILYLTFGVMPVQAWSVDFFVRFIPFFVLNQILFLVVAKGRPTWRGAQYSLALFPVWIAAVKTAFDNVYLGRPLDFSVTPKTRVAEGRPRWDLVRPQLIVIGALILSLVAVSIRYAVGQAEGIAPLINIAWVLYDLAVFSIIIRAALYSPDKHPELKES from the coding sequence ATGGTTGTCGAGACGACACTCCAGCGCGACGGAACCCGCCGCGAAAACGAGCGACTCGCCCAGGCGGCGACTCGGCGGCTTGCGCTGGTCCGCGTGATCGTGCTCCTGTCCGCCATCTCGGGTATCAACTACGTGACCTGGCGCTGGCTCGCCTCGGTGAACTGGGAAGCCTGGTGGATCGCGGTGCCCCTGGTCCTCGCCGAGACCTACAGTCTGATCGACTCGCTGATCTTCGCCCTGGGCGCCTGGCGGCTCCGCGAACGCCACGATTCACCGAAACTCACGCGTGAGGTGACCGTCGACGTCCTCATCGCCACGTACAACGAGCCGCTCGACCTCGTCATGAAGACGGCACGTGCGGCCAAGGCCATCACCTACCCGCACGAGACGTGGATCCTCGACGACGGCGACCGCGAAGAGCTACGCGCTCTCGCCGAGGCGGAGGGAATCGGCGTGATCACACGTTCGCAGGCTTGGCGCGACCGTCCTCGTCATGCCAAGGCCGGCAACCTCAACAACGCGCTGATGGTCACGGAGGGCGAATTTTTCCTCATCCTCGACGCCGATCAGGTGCCCTCCCCCCACATCCTCGACCGCACGCTCGGCTGGTTCGAAGACGAGCGTGTCGCCCTCGTCCAGACGCCGCAGTGGTTTGTCAACGTGCCCGTCTCCGATCCCTTGGGCAGCCAGGCTCCGCTGTTCTACGGACCCATCCAACAGTCGAAGGACGGCTGGAACGCTGCCTTCTTCTGCGGCTCGAACGCCATCCTCCGGCGGGAGGCGCTGATGCAGCTCGGGGTGTCGCGCTACGTCGACGAGGTGACCCTGGCCGTCAATCGCGGCGTTCGGTCCTCTCGACGCGTGCTCTCCCGCGCGCGGCGCGACCACGGAGCCGACCCCCGCATCGCCGCGGCGCTCGATACGGTCGCCGAGGCGCTCGATCAGGTCAAGGTGGAGATCGCCCGCGGTGACGCTCTCGCCGATGTCACGTTCGCCTTCCACGCGCGCATCGACCGGGTGCGCCGGGAGCTCAGCGATCAGGACATCACCGACCTCCACGCCGAGCTCCGCGGGCTGGCCGACGTGACCGCGGACGCTGCGTCGTTGGCCGCGATCGACGAGGTCACCCTCGACTCGCTCGGAGACCGGTCGCTGTCTCCGCTGGCGGCGCTGGAGTCCATCTCGCTCCTCGTCTCGTCGTTCGATGTCGGACGCGACGAAGAGGCGCAGGCGGTCATGCCCCTGGCGACCATCTCGGTCACCGAGGACATGGCGACGTCGATGCGCCTGCACGGGCTCGGCTGGCGGTCGGTGTACCACGACGAGGTGCTCGCGAAGGGTCTCGCGCCCGAGGACCTCTCAACGATGCTCACGCAGCGCCTCCGCTGGGCACAGGGCACCATGCAGGTGATGTTCCGCGAGAACCCGCTCGTGCAGAAAGGCCTCGGGTGGGGGCAGCGCATCATGTACTTCGGCACGATGTGGAGCTACCTCGCCGGCTTCGCGGCCCTCGTGTACGTCGCCGCCCCCATCCTGTACCTGACCTTCGGGGTCATGCCCGTCCAGGCCTGGAGCGTGGACTTCTTCGTCCGCTTCATCCCGTTCTTCGTGCTCAATCAGATCCTGTTCCTGGTCGTCGCCAAGGGCAGACCCACCTGGCGCGGCGCGCAATACTCACTGGCCCTGTTCCCCGTGTGGATCGCGGCGGTCAAGACCGCGTTCGACAACGTCTATCTGGGGCGCCCTCTCGACTTCTCTGTGACACCGAAGACGCGGGTCGCCGAGGGTCGACCTCGGTGGGACCTCGTGCGTCCGCAGCTGATCGTCATCGGCGCGCTCATCCTCTCGCTCGTGGCGGTGTCCATCCGCTACGCCGTCGGACAGGCCGAGGGGATCGCTCCACTGATCAACATCGCGTGGGTCCTCTACGACCTCGCCGTCTTCAGCATCATCATCCGCGCCGCTCTCTACTCACCGGACAAGCACCCCGAACTCAAGGAGTCCTGA
- a CDS encoding MFS transporter: protein MSDRPDSPTAREVLWRFGPMVYAPTVLFAIGEGSVIPLIPIIAGGLGADVALSALIASLLVIGQLIGNIPAGWAVARFGERPTMIAAGSLALVTAVTAALIPALFAFAAAVFLIGFCAAAFGLARHSFMTTRVPLVFRARALSLLGGTFRFGMFTGPFIAAALIGLFSEERSTIWFFAVCLVALIVLVSFGPDPERQFAAEAPRPRDVEDSGEPVSGSIPVVERRGVFRTMWRHRRVLSRVGLAAACLSAVRSARQVVLPLWGVSIGLDAQSIALVVGISGAIDFALFYASGQVMDRFGRLWAALPAMILMGGGFLALSVTHAGSAAAMWFAMFAAVLGVGNGLSSGILMTIGADLAPADDPAPFLGSWRTLTDAGGATTPLLVSLLTAAFSLPVAAAAVGLVGVLGAGAFLRWLPKFVPHSRA from the coding sequence ATGTCCGACCGCCCCGACTCCCCCACCGCCCGGGAAGTCCTCTGGCGATTCGGTCCCATGGTGTACGCACCGACCGTCCTGTTCGCGATCGGCGAGGGGTCGGTGATCCCGCTCATTCCGATCATCGCCGGTGGTCTCGGCGCTGACGTGGCGCTCTCGGCCCTCATCGCGTCGCTGCTCGTGATCGGGCAGCTGATCGGCAACATTCCCGCCGGGTGGGCGGTCGCGCGCTTCGGCGAGCGGCCCACGATGATCGCCGCGGGGAGCCTTGCGCTCGTGACCGCGGTGACCGCGGCGCTCATTCCGGCACTGTTCGCCTTCGCGGCCGCTGTCTTTCTCATCGGCTTCTGTGCGGCGGCGTTCGGGCTCGCGCGCCATTCCTTCATGACGACACGGGTTCCCCTCGTCTTCCGCGCCAGGGCCCTGTCGCTCCTGGGCGGCACCTTCCGCTTCGGGATGTTCACCGGGCCGTTCATCGCCGCCGCCCTGATCGGCCTGTTCAGCGAGGAACGGTCGACGATCTGGTTCTTCGCCGTGTGCCTGGTCGCGCTCATCGTCCTCGTGAGCTTCGGCCCCGACCCCGAACGGCAGTTCGCGGCGGAGGCCCCGCGCCCTCGCGATGTGGAGGATTCCGGTGAACCGGTGTCGGGCTCGATCCCCGTCGTCGAACGTCGTGGTGTCTTCCGCACGATGTGGCGACATCGCCGCGTTCTGTCGCGCGTCGGACTCGCGGCGGCGTGTCTGTCGGCCGTGCGATCGGCGCGACAAGTGGTGCTGCCGCTGTGGGGCGTCTCGATCGGCCTCGATGCCCAGTCGATAGCCCTCGTCGTCGGCATCTCGGGCGCGATCGACTTCGCCCTCTTCTACGCGAGCGGTCAGGTGATGGACCGCTTCGGGCGCCTGTGGGCGGCACTGCCGGCGATGATCCTGATGGGCGGCGGCTTCCTCGCCCTGTCGGTGACGCACGCCGGCTCCGCCGCCGCGATGTGGTTCGCGATGTTCGCGGCGGTGCTCGGCGTCGGAAACGGTCTTTCCAGCGGCATCCTCATGACCATCGGCGCCGACCTCGCGCCGGCCGACGATCCCGCACCGTTCCTCGGGTCATGGCGCACGTTGACGGATGCCGGTGGCGCCACCACCCCGCTGCTGGTGTCCCTCCTGACCGCCGCCTTCTCCCTTCCGGTCGCCGCCGCGGCTGTCGGGCTCGTCGGCGTCCTCGGCGCGGGGGCCTTCCTGCGCTGGCTCCCGAAGTTCGTCCCCCACTCACGCGCCTGA
- the prfB gene encoding peptide chain release factor 2: MLEFDPSADIQALRSTFGEIKAVVDVDALHTEIARLSEEAGAPDLWDDVEKAQKVTSALSHRQAELKRVTEIEQRLDDLDVMVELAHEMDDEDAADEARREIVDLEKVISQLEVQTLLDGEYDDRGAVVTIRSGAGGDDATDFAEMLMRMYLRWAERHKYSVKVLDTSYAEGAGIKSATFEVDAPYAYGTLSVEAGTHRLARISPFGSADKRQTSFAAVEVIPVMEEAQEVDIPEGDLRVDVFRSSGPGGQSVNTTDSAVRLTHLPTGIVVSMQNEKSQIQNRAAAMRVLQTRLMLLQKEEEAAKKKELAGTITASWGDQMRSYFLYGQQLVKDLRTGHEVGNPTVVFDGDLDGFIAAGIRWRKRKDDDD, encoded by the coding sequence ATGCTCGAATTCGATCCGTCTGCCGACATCCAGGCCCTCCGTTCCACCTTCGGTGAGATCAAGGCGGTCGTCGACGTCGACGCCTTGCACACCGAGATCGCACGACTGTCCGAAGAGGCGGGCGCGCCCGACCTCTGGGACGACGTCGAGAAGGCGCAGAAGGTCACCAGCGCGCTCAGCCACCGCCAGGCAGAGCTCAAGCGCGTGACCGAGATCGAGCAGCGCCTCGATGACCTCGACGTCATGGTCGAGCTCGCCCACGAGATGGACGACGAGGATGCCGCAGACGAGGCGCGCCGCGAGATCGTCGACCTCGAGAAGGTCATCAGTCAGCTCGAGGTGCAGACCCTCCTCGACGGCGAGTACGACGACCGGGGCGCGGTCGTCACCATCCGCTCCGGTGCCGGCGGCGACGACGCCACCGACTTCGCCGAGATGCTCATGCGCATGTACCTGCGCTGGGCCGAACGCCACAAGTACTCGGTGAAGGTGCTCGACACGTCCTATGCGGAAGGCGCGGGCATCAAGTCGGCGACCTTCGAGGTCGACGCCCCCTACGCGTACGGCACCCTGTCAGTCGAAGCGGGTACGCACCGCCTCGCGCGCATCAGTCCCTTCGGCTCCGCCGATAAGCGGCAGACGAGCTTCGCCGCCGTCGAGGTCATCCCGGTGATGGAGGAGGCCCAGGAGGTCGACATTCCCGAGGGTGACCTCCGCGTCGACGTCTTCCGTTCGTCCGGTCCCGGCGGTCAGTCGGTCAACACGACCGACTCAGCCGTGCGGCTCACGCACCTTCCGACCGGCATCGTCGTGTCGATGCAGAACGAGAAGAGCCAGATCCAGAACCGCGCCGCCGCCATGCGCGTCCTGCAGACGCGGCTCATGCTCCTCCAGAAGGAAGAAGAGGCCGCGAAGAAGAAAGAACTCGCCGGCACGATCACCGCCAGCTGGGGCGACCAGATGCGCTCCTACTTCCTGTACGGCCAGCAGCTGGTCAAGGACCTCCGGACCGGCCACGAGGTGGGCAACCCCACGGTCGTCTTCGACGGTGACCTCGACGGCTTCATCGCCGCGGGCATCCGCTGGCGCAAGCGCAAGGACGACGACGACTGA
- the ftsE gene encoding cell division ATP-binding protein FtsE, with the protein MIRFENVSKRYRGTNKPALSEVEFDVQRGEFVFLVGASGSGKSSCLRLILREDTPSEGRVVVLGRDLRSLTTRKVPYFRRHIGSVFQDFRLLPGKTVFQNVAFTLQVIGSSRAFIQQSVPEALALVGLEGKEKRLPHELSGGEQQRVAIARAIVNRPQILLADEPTGNLDPATSIDIMQLLARINAGGTTVVMATHEAGFVDQMQRRVIELSGGVIMRDERHGGYGDTSGLPTLAPETVKGAAATAALTAVLELQKQIASNGSSADAEQSWVDAAPTPPAPEPDTVLPAVPVVAPAPVDETFVPAPAEVEPAEPEVSAASRAEPDTGTRSTPIDSPEIDLASIDGLGVADRLGLGKRDDEEVGPTA; encoded by the coding sequence ATGATCCGGTTCGAGAACGTCAGTAAGCGGTACCGAGGGACGAACAAGCCGGCGCTCAGCGAGGTCGAGTTCGACGTGCAGCGCGGGGAGTTCGTCTTCCTTGTGGGCGCCTCCGGTTCGGGCAAGTCCTCGTGTCTGCGCCTGATCCTGCGGGAGGACACCCCGTCGGAGGGGCGCGTCGTGGTTCTCGGCCGCGACCTGCGGAGCCTGACGACGCGGAAAGTGCCGTACTTCCGACGCCACATCGGGTCGGTCTTCCAGGACTTCCGGCTGCTGCCGGGGAAGACCGTCTTCCAGAACGTCGCCTTCACTCTCCAGGTCATCGGTTCGAGCCGTGCGTTCATTCAGCAGTCCGTCCCCGAGGCGCTGGCGCTCGTCGGGCTCGAGGGTAAGGAGAAGCGTCTGCCGCACGAGCTCTCCGGCGGTGAGCAGCAGCGTGTCGCGATCGCCCGCGCGATCGTGAACCGGCCGCAGATCCTGCTGGCCGACGAGCCGACCGGCAACCTCGACCCCGCGACCTCGATCGACATCATGCAGCTGCTGGCCCGCATCAACGCGGGCGGCACGACGGTGGTCATGGCCACGCACGAGGCGGGTTTCGTCGACCAGATGCAGCGCCGCGTCATCGAGCTCAGCGGCGGTGTGATCATGCGCGACGAGCGTCACGGCGGGTACGGCGACACGTCGGGCCTTCCCACGCTGGCTCCCGAGACGGTGAAGGGCGCGGCGGCGACCGCGGCGCTGACGGCCGTCCTCGAACTCCAGAAGCAGATCGCCTCGAACGGATCGTCTGCCGACGCCGAGCAATCGTGGGTGGATGCCGCTCCGACCCCGCCGGCCCCGGAGCCCGACACGGTGCTCCCGGCGGTGCCGGTGGTCGCGCCCGCGCCCGTCGACGAGACCTTCGTGCCGGCTCCGGCCGAAGTCGAGCCCGCTGAGCCGGAGGTGTCTGCCGCGAGCCGCGCAGAGCCGGACACCGGGACGCGGTCGACGCCGATCGACTCCCCGGAGATTGACCTCGCCTCGATCGACGGACTGGGTGTGGCGGATCGGCTGGGGCTCGGCAAGCGGGACGACGAGGAAGTGGGGCCGACCGCATGA
- the ftsX gene encoding permease-like cell division protein FtsX: protein MRVGLVLGEAFSGLRRNASMVVSVVLVTFVSLTFVGAAILMQVQIGKMSDYWVDRAQVAVFMCREGSTQTTCSDGVATEEQLAAVKEKLDSPALSDVVRGVRFEDRDTAYANVLELMGDDYEAFITPAQLNETYWVNLTDPTQTDVISEAFTGMDGVEEVTDQMQYLDPLFSALNVATYIAVGIAGLMLVAAVLLISTTIRLSAYARRKELGIMRLVGASNRFIQTPFILEGVFAALVGSALASVAIILGLQFGVNGYLRGQVDFVTTWVGMADAALVVPVIVVLGLVLAAASASFAIRRWLRA, encoded by the coding sequence ATGAGAGTGGGACTGGTCCTCGGCGAGGCCTTCAGCGGACTCCGCCGGAACGCCTCGATGGTCGTCTCCGTCGTGCTGGTCACCTTCGTGTCGCTGACCTTCGTCGGGGCCGCCATCCTGATGCAGGTGCAGATCGGCAAGATGTCCGACTACTGGGTCGACCGTGCCCAGGTCGCCGTCTTCATGTGCCGCGAGGGTTCGACGCAGACGACCTGCAGTGACGGTGTCGCCACAGAGGAGCAGCTCGCGGCGGTCAAGGAGAAGCTCGACAGCCCTGCGCTCAGCGACGTCGTCCGGGGGGTGCGGTTCGAGGACCGCGACACCGCGTACGCGAACGTCCTGGAGCTCATGGGCGACGACTACGAGGCGTTCATCACGCCGGCGCAGCTGAACGAGACATACTGGGTGAATCTCACCGACCCGACGCAGACCGATGTCATCTCGGAGGCCTTCACCGGGATGGACGGGGTCGAGGAGGTGACCGACCAGATGCAGTACCTCGACCCGCTCTTCTCCGCGCTGAATGTCGCCACCTACATCGCGGTGGGTATCGCGGGCCTCATGCTGGTCGCCGCGGTCCTGCTGATCTCCACCACCATCCGTCTGTCCGCATACGCCCGGCGGAAGGAACTCGGGATCATGCGGCTGGTGGGTGCGTCGAACCGCTTCATCCAGACGCCGTTCATCCTCGAGGGTGTCTTCGCGGCCCTGGTGGGCTCGGCGCTCGCGAGTGTCGCCATCATCCTCGGACTCCAATTCGGGGTGAACGGGTACCTCCGCGGTCAAGTGGACTTCGTCACCACCTGGGTGGGGATGGCGGATGCCGCGCTCGTCGTTCCCGTGATCGTCGTGCTCGGACTCGTGCTGGCAGCGGCGTCCGCGAGTTTCGCCATCCGTCGGTGGCTCCGCGCCTGA
- the smpB gene encoding SsrA-binding protein SmpB, with product MVRERGEQVIATNRRARHDYAIEKTYEAGLVLTGTEVKSLRQGRANLTDGYAFIDGGQAFLDAVHIPEYSQGHWTNHAAKRTRKLLLHKDEIVKLSHAVSAGGYTLIPMKLYFSDGRAKVEIAVAKGKREFEKRQTIREREDKREAERAMRSRNRLGE from the coding sequence ATGGTCCGGGAACGCGGCGAGCAGGTCATCGCGACCAATCGTCGTGCGCGTCACGACTACGCCATCGAGAAGACGTACGAGGCAGGGCTGGTGCTCACCGGCACGGAGGTGAAGTCGCTCCGACAGGGGCGCGCCAACCTGACCGACGGTTACGCCTTCATCGACGGCGGCCAGGCCTTCCTCGACGCCGTGCATATCCCGGAGTACTCCCAGGGGCACTGGACCAATCACGCCGCGAAGCGCACGCGCAAGCTCCTGCTGCACAAGGACGAGATCGTGAAGCTCTCGCACGCCGTCTCGGCGGGCGGGTACACGCTCATCCCGATGAAGCTGTACTTCTCGGACGGCAGGGCGAAGGTCGAGATCGCGGTCGCGAAGGGCAAGCGCGAGTTCGAGAAGCGTCAGACCATCCGTGAGCGCGAGGACAAGCGCGAGGCTGAGCGCGCGATGCGCAGCCGCAACCGTCTCGGCGAGTGA
- a CDS encoding SIMPL domain-containing protein → MSELIVTVRGTSESRIAPERATVRVAAETDGGDRAAVIADVHRAVEPLRASLADLQARGAVETWSNPRVSIWAERPWNDAGAQLEPVHHASLVLTAVFADLEAVSGWLDDVSAGPSVRIDGIDWHLTPTTARRLERETAAAAVGDAVERATAHAGAIGRTKLEPLDVADAGLLSPAPEPAAERAALKGMMMDAAGSPGFAVTPADVVVTAAVDARFRAS, encoded by the coding sequence ATGAGCGAGCTGATCGTAACCGTGCGAGGGACGAGCGAATCGCGCATCGCACCGGAGCGGGCCACCGTGCGGGTGGCCGCCGAGACCGACGGTGGCGACCGCGCCGCCGTGATCGCCGACGTTCACCGGGCCGTGGAGCCGCTGCGCGCTTCGCTCGCCGACCTCCAAGCGCGCGGCGCCGTCGAGACCTGGTCGAACCCTCGCGTGTCGATCTGGGCCGAGCGTCCGTGGAACGATGCGGGAGCGCAACTCGAGCCGGTGCACCACGCCAGCCTCGTCCTGACCGCGGTCTTCGCCGATCTCGAGGCGGTGTCCGGCTGGCTCGACGACGTCTCGGCTGGGCCCTCCGTCCGCATCGACGGCATCGACTGGCACCTCACGCCCACGACCGCGCGTCGGCTCGAGCGGGAGACCGCGGCCGCGGCGGTCGGCGACGCCGTCGAACGCGCCACGGCGCACGCGGGCGCGATCGGCCGCACGAAGCTCGAGCCCCTCGACGTCGCTGACGCCGGCCTGCTCTCGCCCGCACCTGAGCCGGCCGCCGAGCGCGCAGCGCTGAAGGGCATGATGATGGATGCCGCCGGCTCCCCCGGCTTCGCCGTCACGCCCGCGGACGTCGTGGTCACCGCCGCGGTGGATGCGCGCTTCAGAGCGAGCTGA